The genomic stretch GCTAGCCGCATATTCGATGATTTCAGCCGCGCCAACGCGTTACTGATTGGGGCCGGTGAGACCATCGAGCTGGTGGCCCGTCACCTGCACGAAGCCGGGGTGCGCCAGCTCACCGTTGCCAACCGTACTCGAGAGCGTGCCGAGCAGGTCTCTTCCTCGCTGGGGGGGACGGCGATTACGCTGCCGGAGATTCCCGATGCGCTGGAACGCGCCGACATCGTCATCTCTTCCACTGCCTCGCCGCTGCCGATTCTGGGCAAGGGTATGGTCGAGCGGGCGCTGAAAAAGCGCCGCCATCGCCCGGTCTTCATGGTAGACATCGCCGTGCCCCGGGATATCGAGCCGGAAGTGGGGGAGCTGGCGGACGTGTTCCTCTATACCGTCGATGACCTGGAAGAGGTGATCGAAGAAAATCGGCGTCATCGCCAGGTTGCGGCCGACCAAGCCGAGTCGCTGATCGAACACGGCGTGGGGAGCTGGCAGCAGGAGCGGCGGGTACGCAACGGGGGCGAGGTGATTCGCGATTTTCGGCGTCACGGTGAATCGCTGCGCGACCAAGCCCGCGACCAAGCGTTGGAGCGCCTGGCCAAAGGCGAAGACCCTGCCAAAGTGGTCGAGCGTTTGGCGCACCAGCTCGCTAACCGCTTCATGCATCAGCCGACGCTGACCATTCGCGAAGCGGCCGCCCAGGAAAACCACGATTTGCTCAGCGCCGCGCCGCGCCTGCTGCTACCACCGAAGCCCGCCTTCGAGCAGCCTGCGCCCTCGGCAAAACGCCAGAAGGATGATACGCCCGCATGAAAGAGACTTTGCGCCAACGTTTAGACAGCTTTTCCGACCGGTTCGAAGAGCTGGCCATGCTGCTGTCCGATCCTGAGGTGATCAACCATCAGCAGCGCTTTCGCGACTACTCCCGTGAGTACGCCGAACTCGAAGAGCTGGTCGCCGCGTGGAAACGCTACCTCGACGTGGAACAGGGCATTGCCGAGGCCGAGCAGCTCAGCCGCGATAGCGACCCCGAGATGCGCGAGCTGGCCGAGATGGAGATTCTCGATGGCCGCGAGCAGTTGGAAACGCTCGATGCAGAACTCAAGCGCCTGCTGATTCCGAAAGATCCGGACGATGGTCGCGGCGTCTTCTTGGAAGTGCGCGCGGGCACCGGGGGCGATGAAGCGGCGATTTTTGCGGGCGACCTGTTTCGTATGTACTCCCGCTATGCGGAAAAGCGCGGCTGGCGCGTCGAAATTGTTAGCGCTAGCCACGGCGAGCAGGGCGGTTATAAAGAAGTGATCTCCCGGGTGAAGGGCGATGGCGTTTATGCACGGCTCAAGTTCGAATCGGGCGCTCACCGGGTGCAGCGCGTACCGGCGACCGAATCCCAGGGGCGTATCCACACGTCAGCGTGCACCGTCGCGGTGATGCCCGAGGTGGACGAAGTGGGCGATATCGATATCAATCCGGCCGATTTGCGGGTCGATACCTACCGCTCCAGCGGTGCCGGTGGGCAGCACGTCAACACCACCGACTCCGCGATTCGGATTACCCACCTGCCCACCGGCGTGGTGGTGGAGTGCCAGGAAGAGCGAAGCCAGCACAAGAACCGCGCTAAAGCGATGTCGCTGCTGGCCGCCAAGCTCAAGCGCAACGCCGTGGATTCCCAGCGCCAGGAGCAAGCCGATGCCCGCCGCTCGTTGGTAGGCTCTGGTGACCGCAGCGAGCGTATCCGCACTTACAACTTTCCTCAGGGGCGCATTACCGACCACCGCATCAACCTGACGCTCTACAAGCTGACCGAAATAGTGAGCGGTGAGCAGTTGGACGATGTGATCGAGCCGCTGATTCATGAGTACCAAGCGGAACAGCTTTCGGCCCTGCAGGACGCGTAATGACGTTCGATGCCTTGCTGAACAGCGCGGCCCAGCGGCTGCAGCGCGCCGGTTCGCCATCGCCACGGATCGATGCCGAGGTGCTGATGGCCTTCGCCACGGGGCGCAGCC from Halomonas meridiana encodes the following:
- the hemA gene encoding glutamyl-tRNA reductase, which translates into the protein MTLLALGINHRTATVAVREQVAFTPTQLESALAELRSLPHISEAAVLSTCNRTELYCVTDAAGEQTVLDWLGRFHNLRVEELSRCAYHYHDNDAARHLMRVAVGLDSMVLGEPQILGQLKEAYQQARQAKGLGGELERLFQHTFAVAKQVRTETGIGKNPVSVAYAAVSMASRIFDDFSRANALLIGAGETIELVARHLHEAGVRQLTVANRTRERAEQVSSSLGGTAITLPEIPDALERADIVISSTASPLPILGKGMVERALKKRRHRPVFMVDIAVPRDIEPEVGELADVFLYTVDDLEEVIEENRRHRQVAADQAESLIEHGVGSWQQERRVRNGGEVIRDFRRHGESLRDQARDQALERLAKGEDPAKVVERLAHQLANRFMHQPTLTIREAAAQENHDLLSAAPRLLLPPKPAFEQPAPSAKRQKDDTPA
- the prfA gene encoding peptide chain release factor 1 is translated as MKETLRQRLDSFSDRFEELAMLLSDPEVINHQQRFRDYSREYAELEELVAAWKRYLDVEQGIAEAEQLSRDSDPEMRELAEMEILDGREQLETLDAELKRLLIPKDPDDGRGVFLEVRAGTGGDEAAIFAGDLFRMYSRYAEKRGWRVEIVSASHGEQGGYKEVISRVKGDGVYARLKFESGAHRVQRVPATESQGRIHTSACTVAVMPEVDEVGDIDINPADLRVDTYRSSGAGGQHVNTTDSAIRITHLPTGVVVECQEERSQHKNRAKAMSLLAAKLKRNAVDSQRQEQADARRSLVGSGDRSERIRTYNFPQGRITDHRINLTLYKLTEIVSGEQLDDVIEPLIHEYQAEQLSALQDA